The Panicum hallii strain FIL2 chromosome 5, PHallii_v3.1, whole genome shotgun sequence genome contains the following window.
TGGACATATTGCTGACCATGGACTGGATGGCTGGATGCCATTGACATGCAAGAATTATCCCGTTGAAACTGAGCTCCGACTCCGGCCAGTCAATAATTTACTTCAATAAACATATATTGATGCGTCGAGACACAACCTAAAATCCACCACGAACACACCGATGTTGCCTTTGATATTTCCCAAGAACATGGCGATAATTTTGATGCTTACTTGAGTAGAACCAGCTGATACAGCAATGTAAGTACAGTACAGTACATTACTTGGTGTATGCTAATAGGTGTCTTCTAAGTTCTTGTAGACTCCATCCATCCTACTGTGCCATCCTTTTTGGCATAGATCAATGCATCGACGCGACCGAGAGAGCGAGGACAGCCTAATTACCGCCGGCGAGCTGCTTCCCGACGAACGCCCTGAGGTTCCGCTCCGACgagccgccctccgccgccgcggcgcgcgcctTCTCCCTCCACACGGTGGCCTTGGCGCGCACCATCTCGGACGTGGCGAAGCCGAGGCACCTCCGCAGCTCGCCGGCCTCCAGCACGCCGTCCTTGTCGCTGACGGCGGCCCTGACCCCGGTGCCGAGCCGCTCCACCAGCCACGCGTTGGTGCCCTGGTCCGTCCACTGGGGCACCCCCACGGCCGGCACGCCGCACGCCACGCTCTCCAGCGTCGAGTTCCAGCCGCAGTGCGTGACGAAGCACCCCACGGCCGGGTGCGACAGCACCCGCACCTGGTCGCACCACTCCACCACCatgccgcgctcgccgccgagCGACGCGGCGTCGCCGGCGCCCTCGCTCATGCGGTTGTCCTTCCGCAGCACCCACAGGAACGGCCGCCCGCTCTCCGACATGCCGCGCGCCACCTCCTCGATCTGCCGCTTGCTCATCATCGACAGGCTACCGAACGAGATGTACACCACCGAGCCGGGCGCCTGCGCGTCCAGCCACTCGAGGTAGCCCGTGCCGTCCTGCCTGAACAGGTCGTTGCTGCCGTTCTTGGCGACGGACCCGGGCGCCGGCGCCTcatcgaggaaggagagcacgGGGCCGACGGGGACGATGTCGACGCCGTGCTCGCGCAGCGACGCCACCGCCTCAGGCTCCATGGCGTCGAAGGTGTTGGCGAGCACGCTGGGGCTGTCGTCGCGGCCGAGCATGTCGACGAGCTCGCGGAACATGTCGGCCACGAACGCGTACGGGTCGTCCTCGGAGGTGTTGGTGATGAACGACGGCAGGTCGCGGATGCGGAGCGGCGGGAGGCCCGGGACGCGGACGGTGGCCATGGggtcgccgcccgccgcggcgaTGGCCCTGTCGACGCCGTCGGTGCCGCGGAAGAAGTGGAGGTAGGCGGCGAGCACGGTGGCCGGCTGGATCCAGTAGAGCGCGACGGGCACGCCGTGGCCACGGGCCACGTCAGCGACCCACGACAGAAGCAGCGTGTAGACGACGAGCGTGACGGGCCGCCCCGCGGCACGGAGGCGTTCGAGGACGGCCCCGAGCGTGCGGGAGCCGACGACCTTGACCTGGCTCATGTAGTGCGTGGGGTCGTGCACGTCACGGTCGAAGCCGGCGTCGTAGCCGTCGGAGTAGGGCACGTACCACACCCCCGCGGCGTCGCGGTGgccctcgccggccgccgccgccccctcctcgtCGCCCGGGAACATCTTGCGGAACGCGGACACGGCGGTGGAGATGGTGACCCGCGCCCCCGTGGCGCGCAGCAGGCGGCGCGCGAGGTGGCGCGCCGGGTTGATGTGGCCCTGCGCCGGGTAGGTCACCACCAGGAAGTGCGGctcggccgcccccgccgccgcctccgccgggaCCTCCTCCACCATGGCCGGCATTGTGCGCGCCGCAGATGCGAGTCAAGAAACCACCACGGAGCACACGACAAGGCAGATGCCTAGCGAGCGAGGCTGATTGGCTGGTGGCTGTCAGGCTGTGGCAAGCGAGAGTGAGGCAGTGAGCGAGGGATGTGTTCGTGGAGAGGACTGGGGGCGGCCTGCCACCCATTTATACGGCGTGGGAGGGCCGGAGGCGACGCCGGTGACGCAAGCGGTGAGGGGAGCAGCGCcggccccgcccgcccgccgcagGGCCGTGCGGTCAGCGGATAAGGCCCGCCGTCGGCGCGGCCGTGCCGAGCTGGGTCAGGGGCTCCGGGCGCATGTGTGGCGCCTGGCTGCCTGGCGCAAGATGCCAGCGAGATATCCATTGCTACAGGCTACAGCCGACAGCTCCAGCCCAAATCACCAGCCAAACGGTTGGGGGGTTGAATCCTGGAACATGGTGCCGTGTCGGGAGCGCTGAACTGTCGAAAgtcccgcggcggcggagcccgTAGCGTGACGCCCTGGCCCTggatggagagagagagatcagcTGAGGGTAGGGTCCAAGCAGTGTTTGTGTTGGCCTTTGCCTTTCTGTTTTCTGGTATGTTTGCTGAGGAGATGCACGCATGCAAGTTGAGCCTCTGACTTCCATCTTcatacatgcatgcatcatgaGCTAAGGACACAGTTAGTTACGGATCTGTACCTCAAACCATTACCAGCAGCAGGAACACATAGAGAACCATGAATTCCAGTTTTTATTCAGTGTAAATCGCTGAGCAGGTGAAAACTTGTGACGATGATCCTGTGTGtgcgtgagagagagagagagagagagagagaagtgcATTGGGAATTAACCAGTTGACTGGCTGGTGGAATCTAATTTGGTTCCCCCAAGAAGTGCCGACCATCCCGCAACGGCCGGCCAGGTTCTAGAAGGCGTGTGCAAACATACAAGGAGAGGTCGCTGCCTGGCAAGAACAGGGCAACAGGGACCCTACGGTGGACGGCGAGGGATACGGCCGATGGCGACGGCGGCCCAGCCGGTTGCAACTTGCGCGCCAACAACAGGAGCCCGCACGTGGCCCCTAGCGTGATCGATCGGGGCAGGCACGTCGCCGGTGACGTGCGCCGTGACGATGAAGCCGGGCCGCGAGAGACGGAGATGGAGCGCGTACACGTACGGCTTGCCGTTCAccgccccggcggcggcggcgatgtgaCTGGTGTTCGGTCGCGTGATCTCCGGGCCGATCCGCGGGGGCGGGACGTGCCGTACCGGGCGGTCGATCGGCCGCCGATGACGTCGTCGTCCTCGGCCGCGGACCGAGTTCGATTTGGCAAACCGCCATCAATCTGCAGGCCGAAGCTTGCCGCCATTTGGTCCCCATCCAACCCAAGACCAAGAGGCCGCCACGCCACGCACGCGccgagcgcggcggcgcgggcaggcTTGGATAGTTGGATCAcgccggagcggcggcgcccTCTGGCCCTACGGGAACCGGTGGGGTCGCCTGAAGGACCTCCGTCAGGTCTGGTCGGATCTCCGTGCGGCGTCGAGAGCCCAGCAAGGGCCGCATGGCCGGCGACCTTCCCGGGCAGCTTCTCCATCTCAGCGGCAACATGTTGCTGTTCTTGCTGACACTGACACTGAATATATATTGATTAATTGGGGGCAATTGTTTTGTTCTTGTCCCAGCTGTTTCTGGTGAGGGATGGCTTAGCGCTCTTCCCCTGTTTCTTGTACGTATCTTATCTTGCatgattgggggggggggggggggtggggtaAGGTAACGCTAGATATGTTCTCGTCCAGGAAGGACCGACCAAAGTCGGCTTCTCTCCTAAGCTTCTAGAAGCCTTGAAAACCTAGCAGAGATGCAGGATGAACTGGAAGCTTCTACTAATCATCCCGTCCCATGCTCCCATGTAGAAGAGTCGTTGCAGAGTCTGTATGGTACAGTACGCATCTGTCAGCGTCGATCCAGCGGTTGCACGCTCTGTCCTTCCTGGTAACGTATCAGACATCCTCCAAAGGGCAAACCATACTGAAACGCCAGCTTCTATCTTGTACCTGCAGTTTGTTGCTCGTGCTCACGACTCAGAAATCATTGTCAGACACGAGCCCTTGTGGTTTCTGACAGATGGCTTAGCGCTCCTCCCTGCTTGGCTGCTTCTAGCATCTTGCGTGATTAGGGCGGTGGGTATGGAGACGAAGATTATGCAAAGGAAGTGCAAGTACTGATCAAATCGGATTGTTTCCAAAAAGCTTCTGGAAGCCTGAAAATCCCCCGTGTGTGttttagcaaaaaaaaaaaaagcaacaCGCACGCCGAACTGCTAGCTAATATATAGGGTATTTGGAGGCCCGTCCCGCAATGAAGTCTTAATGGGTCCACCACCAAACACCGGCATTTCGTGATATGGGCTTAAACTGCCCAGCCTGCAAAGGCTCGTGGGCTTAACCGGGAAGCCCGCAACCACCCgcgcaacaaaaaaaaaaacctgCATCGGCTGCGGCCCTCGCGGACAGCTCCCCCCGCAGCTTCGCCGCCGCCAACCCACCACGCCGCTACCGGCGGCCCCTCCGGCGTGGCGAGTGTGTCGCCTTATGCCGGCCGAGCTTGTTTCTTCTCCGGCGGATAGCCGGCGAGGATCTCGGGACGCTGCTGCCGGCGTGACCACCGCGCACGGCGGGGTGCTGCCCAATATCAGGATCGATTGCTCTGGGGAGAAGCTCTCTTCGGTCTGCGGTTTGGAACAGGAAGAGCCTGATTTCTGGACTACTGGACCCATTCACTTTTGCGAAGGGAAGTCTTTATTCCGGCCTCTGCAGTTACTGAACTTGCTCGTGTTTGCTTGTACAACGATCGTAGTATTTAGTATGCAAACATGCTGGCTTCCTTTTAACGAACGCCTCTCCTTTGTCAGGGCATCAATTCAGGGCCCAACACAATTAACCCGGCCCGCAACAGCGAGAATCAGCGGCAGGCAAAAGATGACGCTTTCAGTTTTGTACAGCGATCCATCGATGAGGAGCGCTTCCTCAACCGAGCTTCACCACGCCACCTTGGTTACTTGGGTGTTACTACTGATACTACTAGTTGCCTTCTCTTCACCTCGTCTGCTTAGCAAAAATTAGCTGACCAGCAGTGCGTCTTGAACTCTTCTTGATCAGACCTCCTCTTTTTCAATTTTTGTTTTCTGATGACATGTCACATTAGTGAGTGAGTGATTGACTGTTCATCAGTTCATGTCTCCGCCGATGATCCCACCTGCCGCGTCTTCCAGATGATGGGCGCGATCATCATCCATACTGCAATTGCAAGCAAGCATTCGCCCGTCAGAGAACACATAGCATGGCTGACATGCAGGAAGCACAGCTGAAATTCTGCGCCGCTCTGACCAAACGTTCTGACAGCGTTTGCTCAGACTCAGCTCACTGGATACATGTGGTCAGTCGGTTCACTCACTGTACACGATCGCCGCCAGCCACTCGTTGCCGATGCGCACCCACGTGCTCGCCCACCCGACGTCGATCGTCCACCTGAGGCGACAGATGATCGATCATGGTGTCAGATTAACAAGGTGAAGGTAATTGTTTCTTCATACGGATGCAGAGAGAGTGGgaggttttttttttctgagcTTACTTCTCCATGGTCTGGTTGGCGTTCCAGCCGACGAAGATCATGGCGAAGTACATGGCGCCCATGGCGAACACCAGGTGGAAGAAGCCGAACCCGTAGGGGATGTCGTCCTCCTCCGACTCCCCTTCCGCCTTCTTGAACTGCAGACGTTGCAGCGGTTCAGGCGTTTCAGACTTTCAGTTTCAGTGTGACACGCCCCTTCAGTCCAGATGAGAGAACATACCTGGAGGCACTTGGAGTCGATTCCGGTCGAGAAGGTCGCCGCCACGATGACGATGACCGCGATGACAAAGCTCTGCCAGAGACATATAAGCTCTTGTCAGATAGACGCCGATTCATCGTCAGACTAGTGCAGAGCTTACATTTCTACTGAACTTCTATGATCGCTACTGAACAATGAACAATCAATCACCAAACAGAGCTTTTGTTTAAGGAAAAGGAAATAGAGCTAGCAACTCTACCGCGATGTTCACCCAGTCTGCGCTTGTTGCAACTGCTGCCTTCTTGTTGCAGATCTCCGTGTGAGGCTCACTGTTTCAGCAAGAGAAAAGGAAGTAAATCTTACTGTGAAATGGACAACTTTGAGATGCAAATGTGCAATCAGTCACGTTGTTCCGAATTTCAGGTTTGGGTTCCCCATCTCACCTTCTGATCGCCGACCAGCACAGGAACACGACGTAGATGCCCATCAGCCCCGGCGCCAGGTACCCTGCCTTCACCTGGATTTCAGGGGCGATTCCATCAGACCACTCAGCCTACATTTCCAAACCCCACTAATGGCCGCCATTGTTCGGAGCATGCGCCTACTAACCTTGGAGCTCATGGAGACGAAGGTCATGAGCTGCACGAGCACCAGCGTGACGGTGATGAAGAGGATGTTGAGCTTGCAGGCCAGGCTCGGCGCGTACCACACGTACATGAGCACGATCCCCAGCAGCGACCCGACGTAGGTGACGATGGACACCACCTGGATCTGCAGGTGGCTGCATTCGCAGGGAACCTCAACCGTCAGATCACAGCATCGGTCGGTCGGTGAGCAGTCACCAGGAAGCAAAAGCGAGCGAGCGAACCTACCATCTCTTCCGGGTGATCTCCGACTGGCAGCAGTCGTTGAGCCACATGATGAACTTGGTCACGCTGATGAGCTGGATCACCAGGAACGCCCTGCTCGGGTTTGATTACTTAGAACACATGTTCTATGGAATCTGGATCCTAAACTGAAGAACACGAAACGTTTGAACCAAGAAAAAAATGCAGGCACATACCCTGCTCCGAAATGCGCGACCTTCCCTGCAAAGATCAGAGGATCGAGCACCAGCGTCGTCAGCAACACACCATGAGAAAAAATCTGCAACTGGAGACAACAAGGTCGTCCTCGAGGTGATCGACCGGGGACTGACCGTAGAGCTGGACGAGCGGCGACGGCGCAAGGAAGGTGACGGCCGTGAGGCCCAGCCAGAGGACGACCTTGGCCGGCCACCACTCAGAGTGCCACGAGTTCCGGCACTCGTGCACCTTCCTCGTGTTCACGGTGGACAGGAACATCACGAAGAAGAAGAGCTGGAACAAGTTCATCCATGGTCAAGGATAACAATAACATGCCCTGCATCAGCGTGATCGTCCAAGAACACGGCCGTGATGATCAATCAGAACGGGAACATTTTCGATCGATCCATCGATTGCGACAAGGATACAAAGCAGCCGAGGCTGACCCGCAGCACGCCTTCCGCTCCCAGGCAGTAGCGCGCGCCCTGGCAGACCTTGAGCCCTGCACGCACACGGGACGAGCACGCCGGCGGTCAGTGACGAGTGGTCGGCGGCAACGCGTGCGAGACTTGCTTGAACACGAGCTAGCCTGCCGGTGCTCGTGCACGGGTGTGTAGGTTAGGTATAGTATAGCACGCACGCTGGAGCTCGTCGAGGGCGGAGTTGCCGTAGTCGCGGAGGGTCCAGGCGAGGAGGTTGGTGACGAGGAAGATGAGCGCGTACAGGTACCGCGCCATCATCGGGTTGGGCCCGGCGAAGAGCCCCGCGCACGCGCAGCACCAGTCCTCCACGAACCGCCCGCCGCACCGCCCCTCATCGTCGGAGgacccggccgcggccgcgccgccggcccctgccgCCGCGCCACCGGCCTCCATGTCGACGCCGCTACCAAGCGTCATCTACACCCAAGAACGCCGCGGCGAGCTGGCTGCAGCTTCCTGCACACACGGACACATAGCCAAAGAAAAAAATCAAGGAAAAAACAGACGCATCAGCAGAGTTGCTCACACGCAAGTCGTGATGCGGCCGAGCTTCTGCAGTTCGTTACGTACGTCTCGCTCGACTGACATCCTCGATCGAAAACGATGTGTTTCTTTGCCCCAAAGCATCGCCCTAAAGGCGTGCTTTGTTCTTGCCTTGCTTTGTGGGCAAGATGACCGCCGGTTTCGACACTGTGCTCTGCTACTGTTTCACTCGCATTGATCAGATTTGTGATGCCAATCTGTGGCAGCCCATAACTAACTGCCATTAACACCTAGTGCTAAATCCGTCGTGCTGAGTGCTGGCTGGCAGTTGCAGCTTGCAAGAAACAGtgttgcccccccccccccccccccccccaatttaGCACTCATCCTCTTCCTTGAGACAGTTACGAGTATTGTGTGTTCAAAATTCAGACGCTAGCCTTGCAACCGCTGCAAAAGCGTGCAGCACATGTAGTTTATGGAGTCTGGATTGACTGCCATGACAGGGACAGGGGATACATGTATAAAGAGGTGAaaggcatctgaaaagcaaCGCGACCGGTGTGTAATACAACAAAGCTTGGCTTTAAAGAAGGATTAGGGTAAAAGAGAGGCGGTGACGAAAGCTCCATGGACTGCTGGAGAGGATGCGCATGGCTTTTCTATGACTGTCACACAGGGCTTTTGGATGTTTGttggaaggaaaaaaaaaagagcaaagcagcagcagcaaggcaAACTAAAGCACTTGGATGATGGTTGTAGAAGGGAATAAAGCAAAGGGGCGGTGATCATGAAGGATGCCTGAATTCCTTGAGGACTTGTACTAGCCGTGTTTGGATTGTTTTGTCTCTTTAATTTCTCACTCATGCAGACAGAGTTATCCTGGAACTTTTCATGTAGCTAGTATGTATGAACAGAAGAGGAGTTCATGTCTAATTTGGGTAATGGTTCATCGCACATATCGGACTGCTTTTCCTTTTCTGGAGCATATCCTGAACTTTATGTTGGCAAAAGGAACATGACGTCCGTACTAATAATTCAGTTATAATCGTCGAACCAAGAGACAACCACGTGTGAAACCAACATAACCTCTCTCCTAA
Protein-coding sequences here:
- the LOC112892196 gene encoding cyanidin 3-O-rutinoside 5-O-glucosyltransferase-like encodes the protein MPAMVEEVPAEAAAGAAEPHFLVVTYPAQGHINPARHLARRLLRATGARVTISTAVSAFRKMFPGDEEGAAAAGEGHRDAAGVWYVPYSDGYDAGFDRDVHDPTHYMSQVKVVGSRTLGAVLERLRAAGRPVTLVVYTLLLSWVADVARGHGVPVALYWIQPATVLAAYLHFFRGTDGVDRAIAAAGGDPMATVRVPGLPPLRIRDLPSFITNTSEDDPYAFVADMFRELVDMLGRDDSPSVLANTFDAMEPEAVASLREHGVDIVPVGPVLSFLDEAPAPGSVAKNGSNDLFRQDGTGYLEWLDAQAPGSVVYISFGSLSMMSKRQIEEVARGMSESGRPFLWVLRKDNRMSEGAGDAASLGGERGMVVEWCDQVRVLSHPAVGCFVTHCGWNSTLESVACGVPAVGVPQWTDQGTNAWLVERLGTGVRAAVSDKDGVLEAGELRRCLGFATSEMVRAKATVWREKARAAAAEGGSSERNLRAFVGKQLAGGN
- the LOC112892197 gene encoding probable serine incorporator, with product MTLGSGVDMEAGGAAAGAGGAAAAGSSDDEGRCGGRFVEDWCCACAGLFAGPNPMMARYLYALIFLVTNLLAWTLRDYGNSALDELQRLKVCQGARYCLGAEGVLRVSLGCFLFFFVMFLSTVNTRKVHECRNSWHSEWWPAKVVLWLGLTAVTFLAPSPLVQLYGKVAHFGAGAFLVIQLISVTKFIMWLNDCCQSEITRKRCHLQIQVVSIVTYVGSLLGIVLMYVWYAPSLACKLNILFITVTLVLVQLMTFVSMSSKVKAGYLAPGLMGIYVVFLCWSAIRSEPHTEICNKKAAVATSADWVNIASFVIAVIVIVAATFSTGIDSKCLQFKKAEGESEEDDIPYGFGFFHLVFAMGAMYFAMIFVGWNANQTMEKWTIDVGWASTWVRIGNEWLAAIVYIWMMIAPIIWKTRQVGSSAET